Proteins encoded together in one Hymenobacter monticola window:
- a CDS encoding PQQ-dependent sugar dehydrogenase, translating into MALIRPIILAAALLTTFTAAAQNVPPAATPFKMTGNIYLPNKLPATDARVAALKVAAGFTISKYAEGLDMPRMLAQAPNGDLYVSNRVKGSITLLRDANKDGKAEVVRQVAQKPHLHGLAMKDGKMYLSAIREVYVADVLPDGGLSEPKILYKDLPDAGQHANRVLHFGPDGQLYLSVGSTCNACDEDNPENATLLVLKTDGSGRSIYAKGLRNTIGFDWHPATGQLFGMDHGIDWLGDEDQMEELNQLKQGAGYGWPSIIADGKPYPANKPKSGETYEQFDAKNQRPLLLYKAHSAPLGLVFNKGTQFPAAYKNDAFVTMHGSWNRAQPSGYKLVRVHFDALGKPEKFEDFITGFLVENDKSEFGRPCGLIQATDGSLLMSDDDNGVIYRVAYKK; encoded by the coding sequence ATGGCTCTTATTCGACCCATTATACTCGCTGCTGCGCTGCTCACCACCTTCACCGCCGCCGCCCAAAACGTGCCGCCGGCCGCCACGCCTTTCAAGATGACGGGCAACATTTACCTGCCCAACAAGCTACCCGCCACCGACGCCCGCGTGGCCGCCCTGAAGGTGGCCGCCGGCTTCACCATCAGCAAGTACGCCGAGGGCCTCGACATGCCCCGCATGCTGGCCCAGGCGCCCAACGGCGACCTCTACGTGAGCAACCGCGTGAAGGGCAGCATCACGCTGCTGCGCGATGCCAACAAGGACGGCAAGGCCGAAGTGGTGCGCCAGGTGGCCCAGAAGCCCCACCTGCACGGCTTGGCGATGAAAGACGGCAAGATGTACCTCAGCGCCATTCGGGAAGTGTATGTGGCCGATGTGCTGCCCGACGGCGGCCTGAGCGAGCCTAAAATTCTGTACAAAGACCTGCCCGACGCCGGCCAGCACGCCAACCGCGTGCTGCATTTCGGGCCCGACGGCCAGCTCTACCTTTCGGTGGGCAGCACCTGCAATGCCTGCGACGAGGACAACCCCGAAAACGCCACCCTGCTGGTGCTCAAAACCGACGGCTCGGGCCGCAGCATCTACGCCAAGGGCCTGCGCAACACCATCGGCTTCGACTGGCACCCGGCCACCGGGCAGTTGTTCGGCATGGACCACGGCATCGACTGGCTCGGCGACGAGGACCAGATGGAGGAGCTGAACCAGTTGAAGCAGGGCGCCGGCTACGGCTGGCCGTCCATCATTGCCGACGGCAAGCCCTACCCCGCCAACAAGCCCAAGAGCGGCGAAACCTACGAGCAATTCGACGCCAAAAACCAGCGCCCGCTGCTGCTCTACAAGGCTCATTCGGCCCCGCTGGGTCTTGTTTTCAACAAGGGCACGCAATTTCCGGCCGCTTACAAAAACGATGCTTTCGTGACCATGCACGGCTCCTGGAACCGGGCCCAGCCCTCGGGCTACAAGCTGGTGCGCGTGCACTTCGATGCCCTGGGCAAGCCGGAGAAATTTGAGGATTTCATCACGGGCTTTTTGGTGGAGAACGACAAGTCGGAGTTTGGCCGTCCCTGCGGGCTCATTCAGGCCACCGACGGCTCGTTGCTGATGAGCGACGACGACAACGGCGTGATTTACCGCGTGGCTTACAAGAAATAG
- a CDS encoding sigma-54-dependent Fis family transcriptional regulator — MPTTDETLLLHLNEAIATIREKDKLFKAVTTKLRLIFPFDLIGINVFDETLQYKRLFLRDYYGVDEMPPLPEGMEQFSPIAGTPIEVLVADPRVRQFTPQEYMRNYPNYAPYNKFEKLGVTHLTAVPLHIGGRLTGFLTLASRRNPNLTPADEKLLEKIGSLIAVAVANTLAFEEVARREQERTLQLNITNALLSIKQREPLFRAVAEALSQVVAFDYFGLRLQRAGRQEAFEGFAEFSRPSEAPGAPLQALDPDRRNGINQPDTSTMYQQMNELLQTPGLYTADSFRALAQRYPFLRRVYEEHGTRAILIAPIWERPDGAAVLILASPNPTAFRSDDLATVLALTPQIALALENLFAFEQIEALKAQVEEERTYLVDEINTSARFGADSGAFVGSGPALQLVQRRISMVAPTDTTVLISGETGTGKELVARELHNASPRHARALIKLNCAALPAQLIESELFGHEKGAFTGAVERRIGKFELANGGSIFLDEIGELPLDLQAKLLRVLQEKEFERLGGTKVLHSDARVIAATNRVLADEVAAGRFRADLYYRLNVFPIELAPLRERREDIEPLMRHFIQRLSKRLGKPVRQVRPDDLAALQAYSWPGNIRELEHVLEQSIIVSQGQFLEFAGFAGAPLMMAATAAPVVPAAVPIKTMKEQERDHILAALQRTGGRVSGAQGAALLLDINPKTLEARMKKLGIRRTVAVE; from the coding sequence ATGCCCACTACCGACGAAACTCTGCTGCTGCACCTCAACGAGGCCATCGCCACCATCCGCGAAAAGGACAAGCTGTTCAAAGCGGTGACGACCAAGCTGCGGCTCATCTTCCCGTTCGACCTCATCGGCATCAACGTGTTCGATGAAACGCTGCAGTACAAGCGCTTGTTCCTGCGCGACTATTACGGTGTGGACGAAATGCCGCCCTTGCCCGAGGGCATGGAGCAATTCTCGCCTATCGCTGGCACGCCCATTGAGGTGCTCGTGGCCGACCCGCGCGTGCGGCAGTTCACGCCCCAGGAGTACATGCGCAACTACCCGAACTATGCGCCCTACAACAAGTTTGAGAAGCTGGGCGTGACGCACCTCACGGCCGTGCCGCTGCACATCGGCGGGCGCCTCACGGGCTTCCTCACGCTGGCCTCGCGCCGCAACCCCAACCTCACGCCCGCCGACGAAAAACTGCTGGAAAAAATCGGCTCCCTCATCGCCGTGGCCGTGGCAAATACGCTGGCCTTCGAAGAAGTAGCGCGCCGCGAGCAGGAGCGCACCCTGCAGCTTAACATCACCAATGCCCTGCTCAGCATCAAGCAGCGCGAGCCGCTGTTTCGGGCTGTGGCCGAGGCATTAAGCCAAGTAGTGGCCTTCGATTATTTTGGCCTGCGGTTGCAGCGCGCGGGCCGGCAGGAGGCCTTTGAGGGCTTTGCCGAGTTTTCGCGCCCGAGTGAAGCACCCGGCGCCCCGCTGCAGGCCCTCGACCCCGACCGGCGCAACGGCATCAACCAGCCCGATACATCGACCATGTATCAGCAAATGAACGAATTGCTGCAAACGCCGGGCCTGTACACTGCCGATAGTTTTCGGGCGCTGGCGCAACGCTACCCTTTCCTGCGCCGTGTGTATGAAGAGCACGGCACGCGGGCCATCCTCATCGCGCCCATTTGGGAGCGGCCCGATGGCGCGGCGGTGCTCATTCTGGCTTCACCCAACCCCACCGCCTTCCGTTCCGACGACCTGGCCACCGTGCTTGCCCTCACCCCCCAGATTGCGCTGGCCCTGGAAAACCTCTTCGCCTTCGAGCAAATCGAAGCGCTGAAAGCCCAAGTGGAGGAAGAGCGCACCTACCTGGTCGACGAAATAAACACTTCCGCCCGCTTCGGGGCCGACTCGGGGGCCTTTGTGGGCAGTGGGCCGGCCTTGCAGCTGGTGCAGCGCCGCATCAGCATGGTGGCTCCAACCGATACCACCGTGCTGATTTCGGGCGAAACCGGTACCGGCAAGGAGCTGGTGGCTCGCGAGTTGCACAATGCCTCGCCCCGCCACGCCCGCGCCCTCATCAAGCTCAACTGCGCCGCGCTGCCCGCGCAGCTCATTGAGAGTGAGCTGTTTGGGCACGAGAAGGGCGCTTTCACCGGAGCTGTGGAGCGCCGTATCGGCAAGTTTGAGCTGGCGAATGGGGGCTCTATTTTCCTGGATGAAATCGGGGAGTTGCCGCTCGACTTGCAAGCCAAGCTGCTGCGGGTGCTGCAGGAAAAGGAATTTGAGCGGCTAGGCGGCACCAAAGTGCTGCACTCCGACGCCCGCGTCATCGCCGCCACCAACCGCGTGCTGGCCGATGAGGTGGCCGCCGGCCGCTTCCGGGCCGATTTGTACTACCGCCTCAACGTCTTCCCCATTGAGCTGGCCCCCTTGCGCGAGCGCCGCGAAGACATCGAGCCGCTGATGCGCCACTTCATTCAGCGCTTGAGCAAACGCCTGGGTAAGCCCGTGCGCCAAGTGCGCCCCGATGACCTGGCGGCCCTGCAGGCTTATTCCTGGCCCGGCAATATCCGCGAGCTGGAACACGTGCTGGAGCAGTCCATCATCGTGAGCCAGGGGCAGTTTCTGGAGTTCGCGGGCTTTGCCGGGGCCCCGCTGATGATGGCGGCCACGGCCGCGCCGGTTGTGCCGGCTGCCGTGCCTATAAAAACCATGAAGGAGCAGGAACGGGACCACATTCTGGCAGCCTTGCAGCGCACCGGTGGCCGCGTGAGCGGGGCGCAGGGTGCAGCATTGTTGCTCGATATTAACCCCAAGACCCTGGAAGCCCGCATGAAAAAACTGGGTATCCGGCGCACGGTGGCGGTGGAGTAG